In one Candidatus Polarisedimenticolia bacterium genomic region, the following are encoded:
- a CDS encoding fumarylacetoacetate hydrolase family protein, whose translation MADLLRLARFRDKDRSFYALLENDGRARPLSADPFESDPFAALARVKGPALPVDGWEWLPPCRPSKIVGVGRNYRDHAAELGHAVPEVPLLFLKPPSALLPPGGVIRLPRDSRRVDFEGEIGVVVGRTARDVPESRARDFILGYACVNDVTARDLQKKDGQFTRAKGFDSFCPFGPAIAVGLQPDALRIETFVNGERRQSAPASSMIFGIDALVSFVSHIMTLLPGDLIATGTPEGVGPLEPGDEVTVSIDGIGRLTNRVEAAPIQSEG comes from the coding sequence GTGGCGGACCTCCTCCGGCTGGCGCGCTTCCGGGACAAGGATCGCTCCTTCTACGCCCTCCTCGAGAACGACGGGCGCGCCCGGCCGTTGTCCGCCGATCCCTTCGAATCCGACCCCTTCGCGGCCCTGGCACGGGTCAAGGGCCCGGCCCTGCCGGTGGACGGCTGGGAGTGGCTGCCCCCCTGCCGGCCGTCCAAGATCGTCGGCGTCGGGCGCAACTACCGGGACCACGCGGCCGAGCTCGGCCACGCGGTGCCCGAGGTGCCGCTTCTCTTCCTGAAGCCCCCGTCCGCGCTCCTTCCGCCCGGGGGCGTGATCCGGCTGCCCCGGGACAGCCGGCGCGTCGATTTCGAAGGGGAGATCGGCGTGGTGGTCGGCCGGACGGCCCGGGACGTCCCGGAGTCCCGGGCGAGGGACTTCATCCTGGGGTATGCCTGCGTGAACGATGTCACGGCCCGCGATCTGCAGAAGAAGGACGGGCAGTTCACGCGCGCCAAGGGGTTCGACTCGTTCTGCCCCTTCGGGCCTGCCATCGCGGTCGGCCTGCAGCCCGACGCGCTTCGGATCGAGACCTTCGTGAACGGGGAGCGCCGTCAGTCCGCGCCGGCGTCGAGCATGATCTTCGGCATCGACGCCCTCGTCAGCTTCGTCTCGCATATCATGACCCTCCTTCCCGGGGACCTGATCGCGACCGGGACCCCGGAGGGGGTCGGTCCCCTGGAACCCGGGGACGAAGTCACCGTATCAATAGACGGGATCGGCCGCCTGACGAACCGTGTGGAAGCGGCGCCGATCCAATCGGAGGGATGA
- a CDS encoding NAD+ synthase produces MDASTASALLVDFIRRETKKAGFRRAVLGLSGGVDSAVAAALACRALGPANVLCALLPYRASSPGSLRDGRRVARLLRARSVRVDITPMIDAYFRPRGGASRLRRGNKMARERMAILYDLSARRRAMVIGTSNKTEILLGYGTIFGDLASGINPLGDLYKTQVRALALHLGIPEDIVFKAPTADLWAGQTDEKDIGFTYEQVDRLLVLLIDRRERPEQAIAAGFPRRMIETIMRSIASSQFKRRTPLIAKVSARTVGVDFLYPRDWGR; encoded by the coding sequence ATGGACGCTTCGACGGCCTCCGCCCTGCTCGTCGATTTCATCCGGCGTGAGACGAAGAAGGCCGGCTTCAGGCGGGCGGTCCTCGGACTCTCGGGCGGCGTGGACTCGGCCGTCGCGGCCGCGCTCGCCTGCCGCGCGCTGGGCCCCGCGAACGTGCTGTGCGCCCTGCTGCCGTACCGCGCGTCGAGCCCCGGAAGCCTGCGGGACGGCCGGAGGGTCGCCCGCCTCCTGCGCGCGCGGAGCGTCCGCGTGGACATCACGCCGATGATCGATGCCTATTTTCGCCCGCGGGGTGGCGCCTCGCGTCTCCGCCGCGGCAACAAGATGGCCCGCGAGCGCATGGCGATCCTCTACGACCTGTCGGCCCGGAGGCGGGCCATGGTCATCGGGACGAGCAACAAGACGGAGATCCTCCTGGGATACGGCACGATTTTCGGGGACCTGGCATCGGGCATCAACCCGCTCGGCGATCTCTACAAGACCCAGGTCCGGGCGCTGGCCCTGCATCTGGGCATCCCCGAGGACATCGTGTTCAAGGCCCCGACCGCGGATCTGTGGGCGGGCCAGACCGACGAGAAGGATATCGGCTTCACGTACGAGCAGGTCGACCGGCTGCTGGTGCTCCTGATCGACCGTCGCGAGCGCCCGGAGCAGGCGATCGCGGCGGGTTTTCCCAGGCGCATGATCGAGACGATCATGCGGTCCATCGCGTCCTCGCAGTTCAAGAGACGGACGCCGCTCATCGCCAAGGTCTCCGCGCGCACCGTCGGAGTCGATTTCCTCTATCCCCGCGACTGGGGACGGTGA
- the efp gene encoding elongation factor P, protein MIQATQLRSGMAILHEGTLCRVLSVQHITPGNWRGMVQAKLRNLKSGNSFEYRFRSEDRVEKADLEEHEMEFLYAAGDDFHFMNTESYEQVAIHRDDLGDAVHYLVPNTKAMVEFYEHRPVGVELPVTVDLRVVETAPGMKGATASNSGKPAVLETGLQVMVPQFIDVGEVVRIDTAEGKYLERAK, encoded by the coding sequence ATGATTCAGGCGACACAATTGCGCAGCGGCATGGCGATCCTGCACGAGGGAACCCTCTGCCGCGTCCTCAGCGTGCAGCACATCACGCCCGGCAACTGGCGCGGCATGGTGCAGGCGAAGCTCCGGAATCTCAAGAGCGGGAACAGCTTCGAGTACAGGTTCCGCTCCGAGGATCGGGTGGAGAAGGCGGACCTCGAGGAGCACGAGATGGAGTTCCTGTACGCCGCGGGGGACGATTTTCATTTCATGAACACCGAGTCGTACGAGCAGGTGGCGATCCACCGCGACGACCTGGGAGACGCCGTCCACTACCTGGTGCCCAACACCAAGGCGATGGTGGAGTTCTATGAGCACCGGCCGGTGGGGGTCGAGCTTCCGGTGACAGTCGATCTGCGCGTGGTCGAGACCGCCCCCGGCATGAAGGGGGCAACCGCCAGCAACAGCGGCAAGCCGGCCGTGCTCGAAACCGGCCTCCAGGTCATGGTCCCCCAGTTCATCGACGTGGGGGAGGTGGTGCGCATCGACACCGCCGAGGGGAAGTACCTGGAGCGGGCCAAGTAG
- a CDS encoding radical SAM protein yields the protein MKILLGYTCHDLGKMEFYSRFTPLGLGTLNAVLRRDGFNARIVNCSAWSWRRTERFLDAERPDLFGVSVFTFNRHEAMRLAALARAANPRCVIVAGGPHATHLPHHLLAHYPQVDIVARGEGEDTLLELARAHARGNLLEALPLISGVTFRGRTPGPGAAGFIDTPERPVILDLDTLPHPSADPASVGVDPTTQFEFIITSRGCPAACTFCSSPDFWGRGMRFRSAANMIEEVRLLREKHGVVYVSVRDDTFTVNKKRVIDFCRGLVDANIDLLWDCQSRVNAVDEERLAWMRRAGCTHIQYGVESGSPRMLQRLNKGITIDQVRAAAAATRKVGLGLSIYLITGIESETDGDLEATIRLIEEIRPHDGLVSPMTIYPGTALHEEARVRHGLTDDYWVKERREAFYVREDPWTRRSIRTLLSTLRRVGRLAAYGPGDFDRQRAVVGDCYALRLSAGEHWQRRGALASARREYLAILEADPRSLWARMRLGALAMRQRRHAEAADQYRAASDIVPSFALARTQLRAALLAGRRRVTMAASVGGARATAAPV from the coding sequence ATGAAGATCCTCCTCGGCTACACCTGTCACGACCTGGGAAAGATGGAGTTCTACTCCCGCTTCACGCCGCTCGGGCTGGGCACGCTCAACGCCGTCCTCAGGCGCGACGGCTTCAACGCCCGCATCGTCAACTGCAGCGCCTGGAGCTGGCGGCGCACGGAGCGTTTCCTCGACGCCGAGCGCCCCGATCTGTTCGGCGTCTCGGTGTTCACCTTCAATCGCCACGAGGCGATGCGCCTGGCGGCCCTGGCCAGGGCCGCCAACCCGCGCTGCGTGATCGTCGCGGGCGGGCCGCACGCCACGCACCTGCCCCACCACCTCCTGGCGCACTACCCCCAGGTCGACATCGTGGCGCGCGGCGAGGGGGAAGACACCCTGCTCGAGCTGGCGCGGGCCCACGCGCGCGGGAATCTCCTCGAGGCGCTCCCTCTCATCTCCGGAGTGACGTTTCGAGGCCGCACTCCGGGCCCCGGGGCCGCCGGGTTCATCGACACCCCCGAGAGGCCGGTCATCCTGGATCTCGACACGCTCCCCCACCCCTCGGCCGATCCGGCCTCGGTGGGCGTCGATCCAACGACCCAGTTCGAGTTCATCATCACGTCCCGCGGCTGCCCCGCCGCCTGCACCTTCTGCTCCTCTCCCGATTTCTGGGGCCGTGGGATGCGCTTCCGATCGGCGGCGAACATGATCGAGGAGGTGCGCCTGCTGCGCGAGAAGCACGGTGTCGTCTATGTTTCGGTGCGCGACGACACGTTCACGGTCAACAAGAAGCGCGTGATCGATTTCTGCCGCGGCCTCGTCGACGCGAACATCGACCTCCTGTGGGACTGCCAGTCGCGCGTCAACGCGGTGGACGAAGAGCGCCTGGCGTGGATGCGCCGCGCCGGCTGCACGCACATCCAGTACGGGGTCGAGTCCGGGTCGCCGCGCATGCTGCAGCGGCTGAACAAGGGGATCACGATCGATCAGGTGCGGGCGGCCGCCGCGGCCACGCGCAAGGTCGGACTCGGGCTCTCCATCTACCTGATCACCGGCATCGAATCGGAGACCGACGGGGACCTCGAAGCGACCATCCGCCTCATCGAGGAGATCAGGCCGCACGATGGCCTGGTCTCCCCGATGACCATCTACCCGGGCACCGCCCTCCACGAGGAGGCCCGCGTGCGGCACGGGCTCACGGACGACTACTGGGTGAAGGAGCGACGCGAGGCGTTCTATGTCCGTGAGGACCCCTGGACCCGCCGCTCGATCCGCACGCTCCTGTCGACCCTGCGCCGCGTCGGCCGCCTGGCCGCCTATGGGCCCGGAGATTTCGACCGGCAGCGCGCGGTCGTCGGCGACTGCTACGCGCTCCGGTTGTCGGCCGGCGAGCACTGGCAGCGCCGTGGGGCCCTCGCCTCGGCCCGGAGGGAATACCTCGCCATCCTGGAGGCCGATCCTCGATCTCTCTGGGCGCGCATGCGGCTCGGGGCCCTGGCGATGCGGCAGAGACGCCATGCGGAGGCGGCCGATCAGTATCGGGCCGCCTCGGATATCGTGCCGTCCTTCGCCCTGGCCAGGACGCAGCTCCGCGCCGCCCTCCTGGCCGGGCGACGCCGCGTGACGATGGCCGCGTCCGTCGGCGGCGCGCGCGCGACCGCGGCGCCGGTTTAG
- a CDS encoding M48 family metallopeptidase — MPRVACPTCGYRNPASYAACDLCRSPLRGEGTGAPAAPPPAPRRDFYSEQAANSRQSWILMAAFIGLVVLVAWVAGEASGLGPVGLLFGLAFGSAGALLAYYAGDRMVLSASGAVEASADREPVLHNIVEELCLASGMPKPSLYIIESSAPNAFATGRDPATASVAVTRGLLQKLSREELQGVLAHEMSHVRNLDMRFATIVGILVGTVALLCDWGWRSWRFRGGRRSSGSAGLVIVLLALVLAIFAPLASRLIQMAISRRRELLADASAVELTRNPGGLAAALRTIAADPAGLEVANRATQHLFIVNPLKSYGIDSSALLSTHPPIEARIRILESMM, encoded by the coding sequence ATGCCGCGGGTTGCCTGCCCGACGTGTGGCTACCGGAACCCCGCCTCGTACGCGGCCTGCGACCTGTGCCGATCGCCGCTTCGGGGGGAGGGGACCGGCGCGCCCGCCGCGCCGCCCCCCGCGCCCCGGCGGGATTTCTACAGCGAGCAGGCGGCGAACTCGAGGCAATCCTGGATCCTCATGGCCGCCTTCATCGGGCTGGTCGTCCTCGTCGCCTGGGTGGCCGGCGAAGCCTCGGGCCTCGGGCCGGTGGGCCTGCTGTTCGGCCTGGCCTTCGGATCGGCGGGTGCGCTTCTGGCCTACTACGCGGGGGATCGGATGGTCCTCTCCGCCAGCGGCGCCGTGGAAGCGTCCGCCGACCGGGAGCCGGTGCTGCACAACATCGTCGAGGAGCTGTGCCTGGCCTCGGGGATGCCGAAGCCGAGCCTCTACATCATCGAGTCGTCCGCCCCGAACGCCTTCGCCACCGGGCGGGATCCGGCCACGGCCTCCGTGGCGGTGACCCGCGGTCTTCTCCAGAAGCTGAGCCGCGAGGAGCTGCAGGGGGTGCTGGCTCACGAGATGAGCCACGTGCGCAATCTCGACATGCGGTTCGCCACCATCGTAGGCATCCTGGTCGGGACGGTCGCCCTCCTCTGCGACTGGGGCTGGCGCTCCTGGCGATTCCGCGGTGGCCGCCGGTCCTCCGGCAGCGCCGGCCTCGTGATCGTCCTCCTGGCGCTCGTCCTCGCGATCTTCGCGCCCCTGGCGTCGCGGCTGATCCAGATGGCCATCTCCCGCCGCCGCGAGCTGCTGGCGGACGCCTCGGCCGTGGAGCTGACCCGCAACCCGGGCGGCCTCGCCGCCGCCCTGCGCACGATCGCGGCCGATCCGGCCGGCCTGGAGGTCGCCAACCGGGCCACGCAGCACCTGTTCATCGTGAATCCGCTGAAGTCGTACGGGATCGATTCGAGCGCGCTTCTCAGCACCCACCCGCCGATCGAGGCGCGCATCCGGATCCTCGAATCGATGATGTGA
- a CDS encoding LemA family protein translates to MAAFVVLLVLLGVFGLTLVGIYNGLVTLRNQVRNAWQQIGVQLKRRHDLIPNLVEVVKDYMGYEQETLDKVIRARNQALSATGVQGTAAAEGALTGALRSLFAVVEAYPQLKANENVSRLQEELTSTENRIAFARQFYNDMVMRYNTRIQVFPSNLLASFFGFKDEAYFEIPAEEQQPVKVDLR, encoded by the coding sequence ATGGCGGCCTTCGTGGTCCTGCTCGTGCTTCTGGGGGTCTTCGGCCTGACTCTGGTGGGCATCTACAACGGCCTGGTCACGCTGCGCAACCAGGTGCGCAACGCCTGGCAGCAGATCGGCGTGCAGCTGAAGCGGCGGCACGATCTGATCCCGAACCTGGTCGAGGTCGTGAAGGACTACATGGGGTACGAGCAGGAGACGCTCGACAAGGTCATCCGGGCGCGAAACCAGGCGCTTTCCGCGACGGGAGTCCAGGGCACGGCGGCGGCGGAAGGGGCCCTGACCGGCGCGCTGCGCTCGCTCTTCGCGGTCGTCGAGGCCTATCCGCAGCTCAAGGCGAACGAGAACGTGTCGCGCCTTCAGGAGGAGCTGACCTCGACCGAGAACCGCATCGCCTTCGCGCGGCAGTTCTACAACGACATGGTGATGCGCTACAACACCCGCATCCAGGTGTTCCCTTCGAACCTCCTCGCCTCGTTCTTCGGCTTCAAGGACGAGGCCTACTTCGAAATCCCCGCCGAGGAGCAGCAACCGGTCAAGGTCGATCTGAGGTAG
- the amrB gene encoding AmmeMemoRadiSam system protein B yields the protein MIRRPAVAGQFYAADPETLRRDLTALTDGQPSPAGPRGIALLVPHAGYMYSGRVAGATYTSTRLPRRAVILCPNHTGVGEPIAMNDEGHWETPLGRVPIDVPLARAILERCPHARVDARAHGREHSLEVQLPFLQHLVGEFRFVPICVGTMHLGTLLDLGRALAAAIGDGGDDILTIISSDMSHYVPAEVARRQDRKAIDRLLAIDPEGLHRVVREEAISMCGIAPAVAGLEAARRLGASGGLLVAYGHSGETTGDGRSVVGYAGVAVS from the coding sequence ATGATCCGCAGGCCCGCCGTCGCCGGCCAGTTCTACGCAGCCGATCCGGAGACACTGAGGCGCGACCTCACAGCGCTCACGGACGGGCAGCCGTCGCCGGCCGGGCCACGGGGGATTGCCCTCCTCGTGCCCCACGCGGGATACATGTATTCGGGCCGGGTGGCGGGCGCGACGTACACCTCGACGCGCCTGCCGCGGCGTGCGGTCATCCTCTGCCCGAACCATACGGGTGTCGGAGAGCCGATCGCGATGAACGACGAGGGGCACTGGGAGACTCCCCTGGGCCGTGTCCCGATCGACGTCCCTCTGGCGCGCGCCATCCTGGAGCGCTGCCCGCACGCCCGGGTGGACGCCCGGGCGCACGGCCGCGAGCATTCCCTGGAGGTGCAGCTCCCGTTCCTGCAGCACCTCGTCGGCGAGTTCCGGTTCGTGCCGATCTGCGTCGGCACGATGCACCTCGGCACACTGCTCGACCTGGGGCGCGCTCTGGCGGCGGCGATCGGAGACGGCGGGGACGACATCCTGACGATCATCAGCAGCGACATGTCCCATTACGTGCCGGCGGAAGTGGCCAGGAGACAGGATCGGAAGGCGATCGACCGCCTGCTCGCGATCGACCCCGAAGGGCTGCACCGCGTCGTGCGGGAGGAGGCGATCAGCATGTGCGGAATCGCTCCGGCGGTCGCCGGGCTGGAGGCGGCACGTCGGCTGGGCGCCTCCGGGGGGCTGCTCGTCGCCTACGGTCACTCGGGGGAGACCACGGGTGACGGCCGATCGGTCGTCGGGTACGCCGGCGTCGCCGTCTCGTGA
- the lptD gene encoding LPS assembly protein LptD, producing MHPAGRLATGLSLLAVLCGSATAQDPPPGPPPSAAPERQRKIVSAEEGGKTLEIAAGPGSVIGKDELVLKEYVDIKYGDTRVQADFVRYIPSTKEITALGNVILDQGTSRLTAEKLTYNLGTETGTFYAARGYAEPSYYFEAARVEKISGNEMVLYDATFTACTQPVPYWSFRVGRGLIRENDYAYLHNLRFKIGRVPVFYSPYLVWPVKSDRASGLLFPEFGFSRRGGTIISNALYWAMRRNMDATFYLDYLSLAGYGTGLEYRYVPSESGRGYFTGYYIRDQVAKEEQKEGVPIDRWVINYGHNQEFLPGWRFVANANFISDFDYYRDFERDLRLSTNPQALSNVFVTRTWGFYTLNLRGERREQLINVPVEPLIGDSFSLTEEETITRWIKPKVELRGRRQRLGRTPLFMTLESSANYFDKGVGGPGYTRFDAFPLFSSQLSPLPWLDIDASLGYRNTFYSASQITDAGCDGIPGTGDFGEGDGKDNSEHDENLDGFFDAGDDIGCDNNALTIDFGQGNGIRDEERALPSNESFNRHNYQAGLTLIGPRFSRVFDRPGSHFSPQYKHAFEPQIRYSYLSRVEDTDRVVPFDEIDAVRANTNRVTYALVTRLYAKRPVAGTADLGALLGPSNATFVGGGGGGDALAQAAQILRRKSEAARGATGVPAPESTEDKKKLSTVEIATLEISQDYSFLGPLSSSTALGFPDDPVTSPVSPVRATLRINPSIHASLDVRGSFDILFRQIREASLSANLRSTRRGFVDLTWSMVRDLEGRAAFDKGLAFSEAFDRNQIGLQGETNFLGRRVLLGMQTNYELGDVLPGEPRLRDQRYRFGYNTQCCGFQLEVLNRNFLGTSQREFRFLINLKGVGNVIDFQSGSSGALPGTFPGIVP from the coding sequence ATGCATCCGGCCGGGAGGCTTGCAACGGGCCTCTCCCTGCTCGCCGTCCTCTGCGGCAGCGCGACCGCGCAGGACCCCCCACCCGGTCCGCCCCCCTCTGCCGCGCCGGAGCGCCAGCGCAAGATCGTCAGCGCGGAGGAGGGGGGAAAGACGCTCGAGATCGCGGCCGGTCCTGGATCGGTCATAGGCAAGGACGAGCTCGTCCTCAAGGAGTATGTCGACATCAAGTATGGGGACACGAGGGTCCAGGCCGATTTCGTGCGGTACATCCCCTCCACCAAGGAAATCACGGCGCTGGGGAACGTCATCCTCGACCAGGGGACCTCGCGGCTCACCGCCGAGAAGCTCACCTACAACCTGGGGACGGAGACCGGCACCTTCTACGCCGCGCGCGGCTACGCCGAGCCCTCCTACTATTTCGAGGCAGCGCGTGTCGAGAAGATCTCCGGGAACGAGATGGTCCTCTACGATGCGACCTTCACGGCCTGCACGCAGCCGGTGCCCTACTGGAGCTTTCGGGTCGGCCGGGGGCTCATCCGGGAGAACGATTACGCCTACCTGCACAATCTCCGATTCAAGATCGGGCGCGTCCCCGTGTTCTACTCTCCGTACCTGGTCTGGCCGGTCAAGTCCGACCGGGCATCCGGCCTGCTGTTCCCGGAATTCGGCTTCTCGCGCCGCGGCGGAACGATCATCAGCAACGCCCTGTACTGGGCGATGCGCCGCAACATGGACGCGACCTTTTACCTGGATTACCTGTCCCTGGCCGGGTATGGCACGGGGCTCGAGTACCGCTACGTCCCCAGCGAGAGCGGCCGGGGGTACTTCACCGGCTACTACATCCGCGACCAGGTGGCCAAGGAGGAGCAGAAGGAGGGCGTCCCGATCGACCGCTGGGTGATCAATTATGGACACAACCAGGAATTTCTTCCTGGCTGGCGCTTCGTCGCGAACGCGAATTTCATCAGCGACTTTGACTATTACCGGGACTTCGAACGGGATCTGAGGCTGTCGACGAACCCGCAGGCCCTGAGCAACGTGTTCGTGACCCGCACCTGGGGTTTCTACACGCTGAACCTGAGAGGGGAGAGGCGCGAGCAGCTGATCAACGTCCCGGTGGAGCCCCTTATCGGCGACTCGTTTTCCCTGACCGAGGAGGAGACGATCACCCGCTGGATCAAGCCGAAGGTCGAGCTGCGCGGCCGGCGGCAGCGGCTTGGCCGGACGCCCCTCTTCATGACGCTCGAATCGTCGGCCAACTACTTCGACAAGGGGGTCGGCGGCCCCGGCTACACCCGCTTCGACGCCTTTCCCCTGTTCTCGTCGCAGCTCTCGCCGCTGCCCTGGCTCGACATCGACGCCAGCCTGGGATACAGGAACACCTTCTACTCCGCCAGCCAGATTACCGATGCCGGCTGCGACGGCATCCCCGGCACGGGCGATTTCGGCGAAGGGGACGGCAAGGACAACAGCGAGCACGACGAGAACCTGGACGGCTTCTTCGACGCGGGGGACGACATCGGGTGCGACAACAATGCCCTGACGATCGATTTCGGCCAGGGAAACGGGATTCGCGACGAAGAGAGGGCGCTGCCCTCCAACGAGTCATTCAACCGGCACAACTACCAGGCCGGCCTGACTCTCATCGGTCCGCGGTTCAGCCGGGTCTTCGATCGGCCGGGCTCGCATTTCTCGCCGCAGTACAAGCACGCCTTCGAGCCGCAGATCCGCTACAGCTATCTCTCACGGGTCGAGGACACCGATCGGGTCGTCCCGTTCGACGAGATCGACGCCGTGCGGGCGAACACCAACCGTGTCACGTACGCCCTGGTCACCCGCCTCTACGCCAAGCGCCCCGTGGCCGGGACCGCCGATCTCGGGGCGCTTCTGGGGCCCTCGAACGCGACGTTCGTGGGCGGTGGTGGCGGAGGCGATGCCCTCGCCCAGGCGGCGCAGATATTACGCCGCAAGTCGGAGGCTGCCCGCGGTGCAACGGGCGTCCCTGCCCCCGAATCCACGGAGGACAAGAAGAAGCTCAGCACTGTCGAAATCGCCACGCTCGAGATCAGCCAGGACTACTCGTTCCTGGGGCCGCTCAGCTCCTCGACCGCGCTCGGCTTCCCCGACGATCCGGTGACGAGCCCGGTCTCGCCGGTGCGCGCGACCCTGCGGATCAACCCGTCGATCCACGCCAGCCTCGACGTGCGCGGCTCGTTCGACATTCTGTTCCGGCAGATCCGCGAGGCCAGCCTGAGCGCCAACCTGCGCAGCACGCGGCGCGGGTTCGTCGATCTCACCTGGTCCATGGTGCGCGACCTGGAAGGCAGGGCGGCCTTCGACAAGGGGCTCGCCTTCAGCGAGGCGTTCGACCGCAACCAGATCGGCCTCCAGGGGGAGACCAACTTCCTCGGCCGGCGGGTTCTCCTCGGAATGCAGACGAACTACGAGCTGGGAGACGTCCTTCCCGGCGAGCCGCGGCTCCGCGATCAGCGCTACCGGTTCGGCTACAACACGCAGTGCTGCGGCTTCCAGCTGGAGGTGCTGAACCGCAATTTCCTGGGCACCAGCCAGCGCGAGTTCCGCTTTCTCATCAACCTGAAGGGGGTGGGGAACGTGATCGACTTCCAGTCGGGCTCCTCGGGGGCGCTGCCGGGGACCTTCCCGGGCATCGTCCCATGA
- a CDS encoding nitrilase-related carbon-nitrogen hydrolase — MARQRAVDRSGGRLRVAVAQIEPVLGDLKANVSLHADWTRRALRRGADLVVFPELSLTGYLLQDLVAEVALPLADLGDRLRPLVDLSRRIAIVAGFVEESPGHRYHNSAMFLEGGRVRHVHRKVYLPTYGMFDEGRFFAAGDRLQAFSTPLGRMGILICEDFWHPSTSLVLAQDGADYLVVLSAGPTEGMDRRGLAVHATWRNLARVTAQMQTLYVIYANRVGFEDGINFSGGSCVVDPAGEALAEGRLIQEELVVCDLPRASLRRARTVLPLLRDERLPVLAREVQRLLAVPDAGSPRRKR; from the coding sequence ATGGCGCGGCAGCGAGCGGTGGATCGATCCGGCGGCCGGCTCCGGGTTGCCGTGGCGCAGATCGAGCCGGTCCTCGGCGATCTGAAGGCCAACGTGTCCCTGCATGCCGACTGGACCCGCAGGGCGCTCCGGCGCGGCGCGGATCTCGTGGTCTTTCCGGAGCTGAGCCTGACCGGCTACCTGCTTCAGGACCTGGTCGCGGAGGTCGCCCTGCCGCTCGCGGATCTCGGCGACCGCCTCCGCCCGCTCGTCGACCTCAGCCGGAGAATCGCCATCGTGGCCGGCTTCGTCGAGGAGTCGCCGGGGCACCGCTACCACAACAGTGCCATGTTTCTCGAGGGGGGCCGCGTGCGTCACGTGCACCGGAAGGTCTACCTGCCGACCTATGGGATGTTCGACGAGGGGCGCTTTTTCGCCGCCGGAGATCGTCTGCAGGCCTTCAGCACGCCGCTGGGCCGCATGGGCATTCTGATCTGCGAGGACTTCTGGCACCCTTCCACCTCGCTCGTCCTCGCGCAGGACGGCGCCGACTACCTGGTGGTGCTGTCGGCGGGGCCCACGGAAGGGATGGACCGGCGCGGGCTGGCGGTCCACGCGACCTGGAGGAACCTCGCCCGGGTGACGGCGCAGATGCAGACGCTCTACGTGATCTACGCCAACCGCGTCGGCTTCGAGGACGGCATCAACTTCAGCGGCGGATCGTGCGTCGTGGATCCCGCAGGCGAGGCGCTGGCCGAAGGCCGGCTGATTCAGGAGGAGCTCGTGGTGTGCGACCTGCCGCGTGCCTCCCTCCGCCGCGCCCGCACCGTGCTGCCGCTCCTGCGCGACGAGCGGCTCCCGGTCCTGGCGCGCGAGGTGCAGCGGCTGCTCGCGGTGCCGGACGCGGGCTCGCCGCGGAGGAAACGATGA
- a CDS encoding transposase, producing MTCLKCQHGRAKRFGFAKNRIQRYRCHTCRVTFLEPRAKPLGNHYTDMEKAIQVVSFITEGMSIRATSRLTGLHKNTVMAILLTIGRNCERLLDVKMTGVRARFVQADEAWSYIHTKGKRVRRTDPAEWGDCYVWAALDSETKAILSYHVGKRDSVSAYEFIEGLRRRVDGIFQLSTDGLNWYVPAVEEHFGADVHYGQQTKVFGQPETPSAPEWYKPAPKVIGVFRRIFSGDPDPSRISTCHIERANGILRQHIRRVGRLVNAFSKTLEGFKAAVALFAAWYNLCLVHSATRVTPGMGSGITDHVWTVRELLEAAATLT from the coding sequence ATGACCTGCCTGAAATGTCAGCACGGCCGGGCCAAGCGTTTTGGCTTCGCTAAGAACCGCATCCAGCGTTACCGTTGCCACACCTGCCGCGTCACGTTCCTTGAGCCTCGGGCGAAGCCGCTCGGGAACCACTACACCGACATGGAGAAGGCGATCCAGGTAGTTAGCTTTATCACCGAGGGGATGAGCATCCGGGCCACCAGTCGCCTGACCGGGCTCCACAAAAACACGGTCATGGCGATCCTCCTGACCATCGGCCGGAACTGCGAACGCCTTCTGGACGTGAAGATGACCGGCGTCCGGGCGCGGTTCGTGCAGGCGGATGAGGCATGGTCCTACATCCATACAAAGGGAAAGCGCGTCCGCCGGACCGACCCTGCCGAGTGGGGCGACTGCTACGTGTGGGCGGCGCTGGATTCCGAGACGAAGGCGATCCTCTCGTACCACGTCGGGAAGCGTGACAGCGTGTCAGCCTACGAATTCATCGAAGGGCTGCGCCGCCGCGTTGACGGGATTTTCCAGCTCAGCACGGACGGCTTGAACTGGTACGTTCCTGCCGTGGAGGAGCATTTCGGCGCGGACGTTCATTATGGTCAGCAGACGAAAGTGTTCGGCCAGCCTGAGACGCCGAGCGCTCCCGAGTGGTACAAGCCAGCGCCGAAGGTGATCGGGGTGTTCCGAAGAATCTTCTCAGGCGACCCTGACCCGTCCCGAATCTCCACCTGCCATATCGAGCGGGCGAATGGCATTCTGCGCCAGCACATCCGCCGGGTGGGCCGACTCGTGAACGCCTTCAGCAAGACACTGGAGGGCTTCAAGGCGGCCGTGGCACTCTTCGCGGCGTGGTATAACCTGTGCCTCGTTCACTCCGCGACCCGAGTCACGCCGGGCATGGGAAGCGGAATCACGGATCACGTTTGGACGGTGCGCGAGCTACTTGAGGCGGCGGCAACACTCACTTAG